The Medicago truncatula cultivar Jemalong A17 chromosome 4, MtrunA17r5.0-ANR, whole genome shotgun sequence genome includes a region encoding these proteins:
- the LOC25491327 gene encoding uncharacterized protein, translating to MGSSTRLAKLISTIAFSAYFFIIIFQIPIFSVPCRRGICKTPLELTCSQLIASEVFPLFIVKALIYPGSVAKAIFKLKTIPSYRNLLHNFNTRTISAVSELQRLEVLAGSYLAVGGAILGLLKPGRMGLFGILLLMWGLIRELIMIESGFSHAKGIRIYPTIVFALVSAFFSIRRDVRELIRTFNLKHVRKAKHF from the exons atggGTTCTTCAACACGATTGGCTAAGCTCATTTCCACCATTgctttttcagcttatttcttTATCATCATTTTTCAAATCCCCATTTTCAG CGTTCCATGCAGAAGGGGAATCTGCAAGACACCGTTAGAATTGACATGTTCTCAATTGATTGCAAGTGAGGTGTTTCCACTTTTCATAGTGAAAGCTCTTATCTACCCAGGATCCGTTGCAAAGGCTATTTTCAAGCTGAAAACAATCCCAAGTTACAGAAACCTGTTGCACAATTTCAATACAAGGACAATCTCTGCCGTATCAGAACTCCAACGCCTAGAG GTTCTTGCAGGAAGCTATTTGGCTGTAGGAGGAGCAATCTTGGGTCTGTTAAAACCAGGAAGAATGGGACTTTTTGGAATACTTCTTCTTATGTGGGGTCTGATTAGAGAACTCATCATGATAGAATCTGGTTTCAGTCATGCAAAGGGTATCCGAATCTATCCAACCATTGTGTTTGCTCTAGTCTCAGCATTCTTTTCCATTAGAAGGGATGTCAGAGAATTAATTCGTACCTTTAATCTAAAGCATGTTCGGAAGGCAAAACATTTCTAA
- the LOC25491326 gene encoding F-box/kelch-repeat protein At5g15710, with translation MWSNLPFDVLSSIFSFLSPDSLARARSTCKNWHTCGTSITKYKPHESTPWFLALPIRNYQKSCCYAHNPITKKWHEISLDFFPFQTSLKPIGPIGSLILLKVTNSTTLQLVLCNPFTRQFKYLPKLNVSRTNPACGIVTILEPNDVWCFPCFRIYVAGGMSEDKHGGATYEPTVEIYESCIDTWKIVGSMPVEFSVRLTVWTPNENVCIEGTRTTTLYWITSARAYSVMGFDVGNNCWREFSVPLADRLEFATLVRWNGGLGLIGGTCGGNVCVWEMSEGDKWCLVDEMPSELGVRLLCGKRNWEGVKCVSDDDVICLYRELGYGMVICRKVANMGRWEWLWVDGCDYIKGKKVLNCPIRGILVHPTLASSSIFF, from the coding sequence ATGTGGAGCAACCTACCCTTTGATGTTCTATCATccatcttctcttttctctctccaGATTCCTTAGCAAGAGCAAGATCAACTTGCAAGAATTGGCACACATGTGGAACTTCCATAACCAAATACAAACCTCATGAGTCTACACCATGGTTCTTAGCACTACCAATTCGCAATTACCAAAAATCATGTTGTTATGCTCACAATCCCATCACAAAAAAATGGCACGAAATTTCATTAGATTTCTTTCCATTCCAAACATCACTTAAACCAATTGGTCCAATTGGTAGCCTCATCCTTTTGAAggtcacaaattcaacaacactTCAACTGGTTCTTTGTAACCCTTTTACAAGACAATTCAAGTACCTTCCTAAGTTGAATGTTTCAAGAACAAATCCAGCTTGTGGAATTGTTACAATTTTGGAACCAAATGATGTTTGGTGTTTTCCTTGTTTTAGAATCTACGTGGCCGGGGGCATGTCCGAAGATAAACACGGTGGCGCCACATATGAACCGACCGTTGAAATATATGAATCTTGTATTGACACGTGGAAAATCGTTGGATCGATGCCGGTTGAATTTTCGGTTAGGCTAACGGTTTGGACACCAAATGAGAATGTGTGTATAGAGggaacaagaacaacaacattgTATTGGATAACCTCAGCTAGGGCATATAGTGTAATGGGATTTGATGTTGGGAATAATTGTTGGAGGGAATTTAGTGTGCCTCTTGCAGATAGGCTTGAATTTGCTACACTTGTGAGATGGAATGGAGGGTTGGGATTGATTGGTGGCACGTGTGGTGGAAATGTTTGTGTTTGGGAAATGAGTGAAGGGGATAAATGGTGTTTGGTTGATGAGATGCCAAGTGAATTAGGGGTGAGATTGTTGTGTGGGAAGAGAAATTGGGAGGGTGTTAAGTGTGTAAGTGATGATGATGTAATTTGTTTGTATAGAGAACTTGGATATGGAATGGTGATTTGTAGAAAAGTTGCGAATATGGGTCGATGGGAATGGCTTTGGGTTGATGGGTGTGATTACATCAAAGGGAAAAAAGTGCTTAATTGTCCTATAAGAGGAATACTTGTTCATCCAACTCTTGCTTCATCatctattttcttttaa
- the LOC25491328 gene encoding uncharacterized protein, with protein sequence MAETCSFLPEEWWECIFKLVDDGDNNHYWEPLSLVSKQFLSITNRLRFSITISDKTIPFIPRLFDRFPNITSLNITGFSTESDLDELLTNISTFPVDIKSLTFFHCYSNIPTDGLRAFSKNMKNLTSLTCYRINKIRKNDLFFLADCFPLLEELNLSHPVIATSYDFELDDDDRLLALPKLRKINLSGNFIDRQYVNSLCKNCNLLRDVVVTDWF encoded by the coding sequence ATGGCGGAAACATGTTCATTCTTACCAGAGGAGTGGTGGGAGTGTATCTTCAAGTTAGTTGACGATGGCGACAACAACCATTACTGGGAACCTCTCTCCCTCGTATCCAAACAGTTTTTGTCCATCACCAACCGTCTACGGTTCTCCATCACAATCTCCGATAAAACCATCCCTTTCATTCCTCGCCTCTTCGACAGGTTCCCTAATATCACATCCCTCAACATCACGGGCTTCTCTACAGAAAGTGACCTCGACGAGCTTCTTACTAATATATCCACTTTCCCTGTAGACATCAAATCGCTTACTTTCTTCCATTGCTATAGCAATATTCCTACAGATGGGTTGCGAGCTTTctccaaaaatatgaaaaatttgacatctCTCACTTGTTACCGAATTAATAAAATCCGCAAGAATGATCTATTCTTCCTTGCTGATTGTTTCCCTTTACTCGAAGAACTCAACCTTAGCCATCCTGTTATTGCTACTAGCTATGATTTTGAGCTAGATGATGATGATCGGTTGTTGGCACTTCCCAAACTCCGCAAAATTAATTTATCAGGTAATTTCATCGATCGCCAATATGTTAACTCTCTCTGCAAGAACTGTAACCTTCTTCGAGATGTGGTCGTGACTGATTGGTTTTAA
- the LOC25491325 gene encoding non-specific lipid transfer protein GPI-anchored 30, with protein METKLRPLCLIAFIALVTLVSKGNAQDSSCLNKLAPCLNYLSGTKNPPDSCCDPLKSMIESDATCLCSLVSNKGTRQAEKAGINISDAQSLPGRCGQHVNPLSCLSNSPGSKNSDNNSATKLMNVSWLVMIISAVLTIIHMLSVST; from the exons ATGGAAACAAAATTAAGACCACTTTGCTTAATTGCATTTATTGCATTGGTAACATTGGTCTCAAAAGGAAATGCTCAAGATAGCTCTTGTTTAAACAAGCTAGCACCTTGCTTAAACTACCTTAGTGGGACTAAAAATCCACCTGATAGCTGTTGTGATCCACTGAAATCTATGATTGAATCGGATGCAACATGCTTATGTAGCTTGGTAAGTAATAAAGGCACAAGACAAGCTGAGAAAGCTGGCATTAATATTAGTGATGCTCAGAGTTTGCCAGGGAGATGTGGTCAGCATGTTAATCCATTGTCATGCCTCTCAA ATTCCCCTGGCTCCAAGAACTCAGATAACAACTCAGCAACCAAGTTGATGAATGTGTCCTGGCTGGTCATGATAATTTCAGCTGTGTTAACTATTATACACATGTTATCGGTGTCAACCTAA